A genomic region of Manihot esculenta cultivar AM560-2 chromosome 15, M.esculenta_v8, whole genome shotgun sequence contains the following coding sequences:
- the LOC110601262 gene encoding uncharacterized protein LOC110601262 translates to MAFPTISNVVLSLKLALISTGILSIAVALKLCVPLVTDFAVSELPVIYGSFLSWLQPPYLYLVINGIIISIVASSKLHKPEEPSKQHEIIPPPTLAVAAPNASASGDTPSDYINSVAVGVSGYQDLNLVDKVVPVDYRSMNGAYKREEGEVVEKEITVTEGADEALVSSKLVQPAQRSDSMEFLIEKEETKKPLVSARFGSKSKKSAKASPEAGKAVLLGVSKPKRNDTLESTWKMITDGRPMPLTRHLKKFDRWDTHLRRDGATSSPPLPGKMNKSETCSENKSKLSDENRQGSGKLKKEPSLSQDELNRRVEAFIKKFNEEMRMQRQESLNRYQEMISRGAY, encoded by the exons ATGGCGTTTCCCACAATATCAAACGTAGTCCTCTCTCTCAAACTAGCTCTAATATCCACCGGAATATTATCTATTGCGGTGGCGTTAAAGCTATGTGTTCCATTGGTGACAGATTTTGCTGTCTCTgaacttcctgtcatatatggcTCTTTCCTATCTTGGCTTCAGCCTCCTTATCTTTATTTGGTCATCAATGGCATAATCATCTCAATTGTCGCTTCCTCCAAGCTTCATAAACCTGAGGAGCCCTCAAAACAACACGAGATAATACCCCCGCCAACGCTGGCGGTGGCCGCACCGAATGCCTCTGCGTCAGGCGATACACCATCTGACTATATTAACAGCGTTGCTGTGGGCGTATCTGGATACCAAGATTTGAATCTGGTAGACAAGGTCGTGCCTGTGGATTATCGTTCGATGAATGGTGCATACAAAAGGGAGGAGGGTGAGGTTGTGGAGAAAGAGATAACGGTGACGGAAGGTGCCGATGAAGCTTTAGTTTCTTCCAAATTAGTGCAGCCTGCACAGAGGAGTGATTCTATGGAGTTCTTGATTGAAAAAGAAGAGACAAAGAAACCTCTAGTGTCTGCAAGATTTGGCTCCAAGTCCAAGAAATCGGCAAAAGCAAGTCCTGAAG CCGGGAAGGCAGTGCTATTGGGCGTATCAAAACCAAAACGGAATGATACCTTGGAGAGCACGTggaagatgataacagatggcCGTCCAATGCCGTTAACCAGGCACCTCAAGAAATTCGACAGGTGGGACACCCATTTGCGTCGCGATGGCGCCACCTCATCTCCGCCGCTTCCGGGAAAGATGAATAAGTCGGAGACTTGTAGTGAAAACAAGTCAAAGCTGAGTGATGAGAACCGTCAGGGATCGGGGAAACTGAAGAAGGAACCATCGCTGAGTCAGGACGAATTGAACCGGCGGGTGGAGGCGTTCATAAAGAAGTTTAATGAGGAAATGAGAATGCAGAGACAGGAATCTTTGAATCGATACCAGGAGATGATAAGTAGAGGGGCTTACTAG